The proteins below are encoded in one region of Amycolatopsis magusensis:
- a CDS encoding DUF1996 domain-containing protein, giving the protein MARDSYEGRHRVSRKAKLTTGGLGLAVLTVGALAVFTTTGSPPQASADNPDQSQFVDITTVEPNVNEPEAQEGASGGTFTVDCGRNENGHFNPDNFIAQPGVRNGAQHLHDYVGNLSTDADSNNQSLQAAGTTCANGDKSAYFWPVVRIDTDDAAEGEAEQQQDNAEEAQAEQAGQSGNRNQDGRQAGNQDEQAAEPDAADAGAADAGAQEQDGQAADEQGAQEQGAQNQRGRGQGGQDQNGGQGDDQGQEQPGDQGDQNQGGDQGQDGDQGQGGDENGGGQEEDPALPPQDENGELPGNEGEIQRPAKVDITFRGSPVTEVEAMPKFLRVLYGDAKVTTNGPGNAQESWTCSGFEDQVRIDKYTICPEGSDVMRVHDFPSCWDGENIDSANHRTHIVYPNENGQCEDGFTAVPQLRISLTYEIPREIQVAGQYKVDAFPEEDHNPFSDHDDFANVMSNAIMNRVVDCINSGRTCNE; this is encoded by the coding sequence ATGGCCCGAGACAGCTACGAGGGAAGGCACCGCGTTTCCCGCAAAGCCAAACTGACCACCGGAGGCCTCGGCCTGGCGGTGCTCACGGTCGGTGCGCTGGCCGTCTTCACCACGACGGGCTCACCCCCGCAGGCCAGTGCCGACAACCCCGACCAGAGCCAGTTCGTCGACATCACCACCGTCGAGCCGAACGTCAACGAGCCGGAAGCCCAGGAGGGCGCCTCCGGCGGCACCTTCACCGTGGACTGCGGCCGCAACGAGAACGGCCACTTCAACCCGGACAACTTCATCGCCCAGCCCGGCGTCCGCAACGGTGCCCAGCACCTGCACGACTACGTCGGCAACCTGTCCACCGACGCCGACTCGAACAACCAGAGCCTGCAGGCCGCCGGGACCACCTGCGCCAACGGCGACAAGTCCGCGTACTTCTGGCCGGTCGTCCGGATCGACACCGACGACGCGGCGGAAGGCGAAGCCGAACAGCAGCAGGACAACGCCGAGGAAGCCCAAGCCGAGCAGGCCGGCCAGAGCGGCAACCGGAACCAGGACGGCAGGCAGGCCGGGAACCAGGACGAGCAGGCGGCCGAGCCCGACGCCGCCGATGCCGGAGCCGCCGACGCCGGGGCCCAGGAGCAGGACGGCCAGGCCGCCGATGAGCAAGGTGCTCAGGAGCAGGGCGCCCAGAACCAGCGTGGCCGGGGCCAGGGTGGCCAGGACCAGAACGGTGGCCAGGGCGACGACCAGGGCCAGGAGCAGCCGGGCGACCAGGGCGACCAGAACCAGGGCGGCGACCAGGGTCAGGACGGTGACCAGGGCCAGGGCGGCGACGAGAACGGTGGCGGCCAGGAAGAGGATCCCGCGCTGCCCCCGCAGGACGAAAACGGTGAGCTGCCCGGCAACGAGGGCGAGATCCAGCGCCCGGCGAAGGTCGACATCACCTTCCGCGGCAGCCCGGTGACCGAGGTCGAGGCGATGCCGAAGTTCCTCCGCGTGCTCTACGGCGACGCGAAGGTCACGACGAACGGGCCGGGCAACGCGCAGGAATCGTGGACCTGCAGCGGGTTCGAGGACCAGGTGCGCATCGACAAGTACACGATCTGCCCCGAAGGCAGCGACGTGATGCGCGTGCACGACTTCCCGAGTTGCTGGGACGGGGAGAACATCGACAGCGCGAACCACCGCACCCACATCGTCTACCCCAACGAGAACGGGCAGTGCGAGGACGGGTTCACCGCCGTGCCGCAGCTGCGGATCAGCCTCACCTACGAGATCCCGCGCGAGATCCAGGTCGCCGGGCAGTACAAAGTGGACGCTTTCCCGGAGGAGGACCACAACCCCTTCTCCGACCACGACGACTTCGCCAACGTGATGTCGAACGCGATCATGAACCGGGTCGTGGACTGCATCAACTCCGGCCGCACCTGCAACGAGTAG
- a CDS encoding NAD(P)/FAD-dependent oxidoreductase: MRARQSAERIVIAGAGLAGLRAAERLRELRFDGEIVLIGSEPLRPYHRPALSKGFLSGAMSPGDLRLQQYQELGAVWRLDTTALHLQPRRRVVHLPGGEQMSYDGLIIATGVEPKRAANIPHGHPRVVVMRTLSDAQRLQKNLAGTRGPVAVIGGGFTGCEIASSLREMDREVTIIGRSKNLMGNVLGEDLGERLTQLHRDHGVRLALGASIQDWLPGHTGMGIRLSDGQMLVASCVVAAVGTVPAVSWLRGAGLRISDGVVCESTCHVIGADDVVAAGDVAQWPNLRFDAVPRRVEHWLNAIEMGRAAAENLLAGPAAAKPFTPMPRFWSEQHGVRIQAAGVPKLGTDTVALSPPAGGGRTVTGYVRDGRLLGVVGMNSPSAVLAWAADLDRQCPVPGELEVPDRPVFSTGEMSRARILAGR; this comes from the coding sequence ATGAGAGCCAGACAATCCGCCGAGCGCATCGTCATCGCCGGTGCCGGCCTGGCCGGGCTGCGCGCCGCCGAGCGCCTGCGCGAACTCCGGTTCGACGGCGAGATCGTGCTCATCGGCAGCGAGCCGCTGCGGCCGTACCACCGGCCCGCGTTGTCCAAGGGCTTCCTCAGCGGCGCGATGAGCCCCGGTGACCTGCGGTTGCAGCAGTACCAGGAGCTCGGCGCGGTCTGGCGGCTCGACACCACCGCGCTGCACCTGCAGCCGCGGCGGCGGGTGGTGCACCTGCCCGGCGGTGAGCAGATGAGCTACGACGGCCTGATCATCGCCACCGGGGTCGAACCCAAGCGCGCGGCGAACATCCCGCACGGCCACCCGCGCGTGGTGGTCATGCGCACGCTGTCCGACGCGCAGCGGCTGCAGAAGAACCTGGCGGGCACGCGTGGCCCGGTCGCGGTGATCGGCGGTGGGTTCACCGGCTGCGAGATCGCGTCCAGCCTGCGTGAGATGGACCGCGAGGTGACCATCATCGGCCGGTCGAAGAACCTGATGGGCAACGTGCTCGGCGAGGACCTCGGGGAGCGGCTGACCCAGCTCCACCGCGACCACGGCGTCCGGCTCGCGCTGGGCGCCTCGATCCAGGACTGGCTGCCCGGCCACACCGGCATGGGAATCCGGCTCTCCGACGGGCAGATGCTCGTCGCCTCCTGCGTGGTGGCGGCGGTCGGCACCGTGCCCGCGGTGTCGTGGCTGCGGGGGGCCGGGCTCCGGATCTCGGACGGGGTGGTGTGCGAATCCACCTGCCACGTCATCGGCGCGGACGACGTGGTCGCCGCCGGTGACGTCGCCCAGTGGCCCAACCTGCGCTTCGACGCGGTGCCGCGGCGCGTGGAGCACTGGCTCAACGCGATCGAGATGGGCCGGGCCGCCGCGGAGAACCTGCTCGCCGGACCGGCCGCGGCCAAGCCGTTCACGCCGATGCCGCGGTTCTGGTCCGAGCAGCACGGGGTCCGCATCCAGGCCGCCGGGGTGCCGAAGCTCGGCACCGACACGGTGGCCCTCAGTCCACCCGCCGGGGGCGGCCGGACCGTGACCGGATATGTCCGGGACGGCCGCCTGCTCGGCGTGGTCGGGATGAACAGCCCGTCGGCGGTGCTGGCCTGGGCGGCGGACCTGGACCGGCAGTGCCCGGTGCCGGGCGAGCTCGAGGTGCCGGACCGGCCGGTGTTCAGCACGGGAGAGATGAGCCGGGCGAGGATCCTCGCCGGCCGGTAG
- a CDS encoding COG4315 family predicted lipoprotein, whose protein sequence is MSARHGAGQRPRGSGSWRAARRGAGGLRRATVLWLRDLGELGRRAGLATTVGKVAMGAVGALLVVGALNWWGADSEDVPQPVASETLETSEALVKPPELASDDPSAPDMAQLDEGVQAPETDAEETMPLPPAGSGKAVKLVARDVPSMGETVTDGSGAVLYRFERDRTGPPKSLCEGDCAKTWPPVLTERQATVEGVAPELVGTVRRADGSWQVTLAGRPLYRFAGDRTAGDWSGHGRDGQWFAVRPDGERNQRAAAAGG, encoded by the coding sequence GTGTCGGCTCGACACGGCGCCGGACAGCGGCCGCGGGGCTCCGGGTCCTGGCGGGCCGCCCGCCGGGGTGCGGGCGGCCTGCGTCGCGCCACCGTGCTCTGGTTGCGCGATCTCGGCGAGCTCGGCAGGCGGGCCGGGCTCGCCACCACGGTGGGCAAGGTCGCCATGGGCGCGGTCGGTGCCCTGCTCGTGGTGGGCGCGCTGAACTGGTGGGGCGCGGACAGCGAGGACGTGCCGCAGCCGGTGGCGTCCGAAACGCTGGAGACCTCGGAAGCGCTGGTGAAGCCACCCGAACTCGCCTCGGACGATCCGAGCGCACCGGACATGGCGCAGTTGGACGAAGGTGTCCAGGCGCCGGAAACCGACGCCGAGGAGACCATGCCGCTGCCGCCCGCCGGGTCCGGCAAGGCGGTGAAGCTGGTCGCGCGCGACGTGCCGTCGATGGGCGAGACGGTGACCGACGGCAGCGGCGCGGTGCTCTACCGGTTCGAACGGGACCGGACCGGGCCGCCGAAGTCGCTGTGCGAGGGCGACTGCGCGAAGACCTGGCCGCCGGTGCTGACCGAGCGGCAGGCGACCGTGGAGGGCGTCGCGCCGGAGCTGGTCGGGACCGTGCGCCGGGCCGACGGCAGCTGGCAGGTCACCCTCGCCGGGCGGCCGCTGTACCGGTTCGCCGGTGACCGGACGGCCGGTGACTGGAGCGGGCACGGGCGCGATGGCCAGTGGTTCGCCGTGCGCCCGGACGGCGAACGCAACCAGCGCGCGGCCGCCGCGGGCGGGTGA
- a CDS encoding magnesium transporter: MITVLLLLATAGAWHLLRRRKRREPSPVRRKRAAMLMVVAILGIQAVVTAPQAMAAECGAAPNPERPGSGMVGAIDPPRQHGLDGSAYLDYSYAGMVWHVFETNCSPMAGLTDPNSTIDTWGGNQLFNIAKNIVGATNSLHYTVMEDGLLSPIYNAVKSGAEKVYNNIYAQLFGLAALVLAIMMFRNIWRGDLSTVSKRALFALGGVWLAASSLALLRYLDPIDDAIVKTTSSIQAGFVDANDADTIAHEVLPTNLHERVIYDNWLRGEFGAPDAEQAEQFGRPLLDAQAFTWTQMNSDQDADQAVTDAKKGEFKNISTQLGPATGYFTGEDGSRTGAGFLAFLQSLVYSLFQLFAKAAVLLAQVILRLFTLTAPLIGLVAILHHDILRRVARVLGAVAFNLIVLSVLAGVHALLLQAIFDAGNSLSMLVQMAMAGLVTILLFLVGRPGRRLWQMVEMSVSMVGSAVPTPRGGLFSRFRKNNGEPSPQDEFWQNVRDTDETTGTDQRGPIGATAGGGRFRPEATVFATAQRLDNANLATRPAAAWSGAIPGALPNANGHAELPAGAGGMPVFGGFVPGGTTPGNQLPQPASRRVDTSPVFDRGWDRGDDPEPVVIPSRMTPGAGPQPEAAYAPPVAAPSMPAPRQPRRVDAEVVGGKPVHVIYRPSRGLEVREDLRDTDRAVRG, encoded by the coding sequence ATGATCACCGTCCTCCTGCTCCTGGCGACCGCCGGGGCCTGGCACCTCCTGCGCCGCCGCAAGCGGCGGGAACCCTCCCCGGTCCGGCGCAAGCGCGCGGCCATGCTGATGGTGGTGGCGATCCTCGGCATCCAGGCCGTGGTGACCGCCCCCCAGGCCATGGCCGCCGAATGCGGCGCCGCCCCCAACCCGGAACGCCCCGGCTCCGGCATGGTCGGCGCGATCGACCCGCCGCGCCAGCACGGCCTCGACGGCAGCGCCTACCTCGACTACAGCTACGCCGGCATGGTGTGGCACGTCTTCGAGACCAACTGCAGCCCGATGGCCGGGCTGACCGACCCCAACTCCACGATCGACACCTGGGGCGGCAACCAGCTGTTCAACATCGCCAAGAACATCGTCGGCGCGACCAACTCGCTGCACTACACGGTGATGGAGGACGGGCTGCTCAGCCCGATCTACAACGCGGTGAAGTCCGGCGCGGAGAAGGTCTACAACAACATCTACGCGCAGCTGTTCGGCCTGGCCGCGCTGGTGCTGGCGATCATGATGTTCCGCAACATCTGGCGCGGCGACCTGTCCACGGTCAGCAAACGCGCGTTGTTCGCGCTGGGCGGGGTCTGGCTGGCGGCGTCCTCGCTGGCGCTGCTGCGGTACCTCGACCCGATCGACGACGCGATCGTGAAGACCACCAGCAGCATCCAGGCCGGGTTCGTCGACGCCAACGACGCGGACACCATCGCGCACGAGGTGCTGCCGACCAACCTGCACGAGCGCGTCATCTACGACAACTGGCTGCGCGGGGAGTTCGGCGCGCCGGACGCCGAGCAGGCGGAGCAGTTCGGCAGGCCGCTGCTGGACGCGCAGGCGTTCACCTGGACGCAGATGAACAGCGACCAGGACGCCGACCAGGCGGTGACCGACGCCAAGAAGGGCGAGTTCAAGAACATCTCCACCCAGCTCGGCCCGGCGACCGGCTACTTCACCGGTGAGGACGGCAGCCGGACCGGCGCCGGGTTCCTCGCCTTCCTGCAGAGCCTGGTGTATTCGCTGTTCCAGCTCTTCGCGAAGGCGGCGGTGCTGCTCGCGCAGGTCATCCTCCGGTTGTTCACGCTGACCGCGCCGCTGATCGGGCTGGTGGCGATCCTGCACCACGACATCCTGCGCCGCGTGGCTCGGGTGCTCGGGGCGGTCGCGTTCAACCTGATCGTGCTGTCCGTGCTGGCCGGGGTGCACGCGCTGCTGCTGCAGGCGATCTTCGACGCGGGCAACTCGCTGTCGATGCTGGTGCAGATGGCGATGGCCGGGCTGGTCACCATCCTGCTGTTCCTGGTCGGCCGCCCCGGGCGTCGGCTGTGGCAGATGGTGGAGATGTCGGTGAGCATGGTCGGCTCGGCGGTACCCACCCCGCGTGGCGGGCTGTTCTCCCGCTTCCGCAAGAACAACGGCGAACCCAGCCCGCAGGACGAGTTCTGGCAGAACGTCCGCGACACCGACGAGACCACCGGCACCGACCAGCGCGGGCCGATCGGCGCGACCGCGGGCGGTGGCCGCTTCCGCCCGGAGGCGACCGTGTTCGCCACCGCGCAGCGGCTGGACAACGCCAACCTGGCCACCCGGCCCGCGGCGGCGTGGTCCGGGGCCATCCCGGGCGCGCTGCCCAACGCCAACGGCCACGCCGAGCTACCGGCCGGAGCCGGTGGCATGCCCGTGTTCGGCGGGTTCGTGCCGGGCGGCACCACGCCCGGCAACCAGCTGCCGCAACCGGCCAGCCGCCGGGTGGACACCTCGCCGGTGTTCGACCGCGGCTGGGACCGCGGCGACGACCCGGAACCGGTGGTGATCCCGTCCCGGATGACCCCGGGCGCCGGGCCACAGCCGGAAGCGGCCTACGCGCCACCGGTCGCCGCGCCGAGCATGCCGGCTCCGCGCCAGCCCCGCCGCGTGGACGCGGAGGTGGTCGGCGGCAAGCCGGTGCACGTGATCTACCGCCCTTCACGCGGGCTCGAGGTGCGTGAAGACCTTCGTGACACCGACCGTGCCGTGAGGGGGTAA
- a CDS encoding SCO6745 family protein, producing the protein MELAEAKEIAYRCHRVLEPLHAMIYFAPEAEERFTEVGLRPGRMGYFASRSAPMGAVGPGPVAATFFNFNPELVARFIPRAWTLADPREVLAARFAAADAALRRLLGDELAESEVVAEAAELAREVADGCVPEGRPLYAAHADLDWPDEPLLVLWHAVSLLREFRGDGHIAALVGAGLNGITALVTHTATGKGFLEPAAKKSRGWSDEQWDAAADYLRTEGILDAGGVLTEQGRQLREGIEDTTNFSAASPWSRFGADKADRLHELGRQLSRTAVKNGAFPGNVFGTGSEKAN; encoded by the coding sequence ATGGAACTCGCCGAGGCCAAGGAAATCGCGTACCGCTGCCACCGCGTGCTCGAGCCGCTGCACGCGATGATCTACTTCGCCCCCGAAGCGGAGGAACGCTTCACCGAGGTCGGCCTGCGGCCGGGCCGGATGGGCTACTTCGCCAGCCGGTCGGCGCCGATGGGCGCGGTCGGCCCCGGCCCGGTGGCCGCCACCTTCTTCAACTTCAACCCGGAACTCGTCGCGCGCTTCATCCCTCGCGCGTGGACACTGGCCGACCCGCGCGAGGTGCTCGCGGCCCGCTTCGCCGCGGCGGACGCTGCCCTGCGGCGGCTGCTCGGAGACGAGCTGGCCGAGTCCGAAGTGGTCGCCGAAGCCGCCGAGTTGGCGCGCGAGGTCGCCGACGGCTGTGTGCCGGAAGGACGCCCGCTGTACGCCGCGCACGCCGACCTCGACTGGCCCGACGAGCCGCTGCTGGTGCTGTGGCACGCGGTCTCGCTGCTGCGCGAGTTCCGCGGTGACGGGCACATCGCCGCGCTGGTGGGGGCAGGGCTGAACGGGATCACCGCGCTGGTCACGCACACCGCGACCGGGAAGGGCTTCCTGGAACCGGCGGCGAAGAAGAGCCGCGGCTGGTCGGACGAGCAGTGGGACGCCGCCGCGGACTACCTGCGCACCGAAGGGATCCTGGACGCCGGCGGGGTGCTCACCGAGCAGGGCCGTCAGCTGCGGGAGGGCATCGAGGACACCACCAACTTCTCGGCCGCCTCGCCCTGGAGCCGCTTCGGGGCCGACAAGGCGGACCGGCTGCACGAACTGGGACGGCAGCTGAGCCGCACCGCCGTGAAGAACGGTGCCTTTCCCGGCAACGTCTTCGGCACCGGTTCGGAGAAGGCGAACTAG
- a CDS encoding ferredoxin has product MPDPLLLQVATSPHDAGVREMAALSARMSYVAMCLTLCWGVLTATGWVRRLSGHHALRGGHQMLASFTIATGVTHAAAFPFLDDIDFGLTKILVPFADGGLARHALGILGLELMVAIALTAGLHRTVKYLNWLRFHQLAYPAVAMTVVHAWFGAAANGHLALLWLGGITLLAPALTLSVLRLMPPKHLVRIGLLDAPPVGPAKPGKAVVMRVSVDNQRCRRYGICQAEAPDVFQLREDGRLRYTRNPNAAQNDQAQAAARACPMRAIQLQGVDQ; this is encoded by the coding sequence ATGCCCGACCCCCTGCTCCTGCAGGTCGCCACTTCCCCGCACGACGCCGGTGTCCGCGAGATGGCAGCCCTGTCCGCGAGGATGTCCTACGTCGCGATGTGCCTGACGCTGTGCTGGGGCGTGCTCACCGCCACCGGCTGGGTGCGCCGGCTCAGCGGCCACCACGCCCTGCGCGGCGGCCACCAGATGCTGGCCTCGTTCACCATCGCCACCGGCGTCACGCACGCGGCCGCGTTCCCGTTCCTCGACGACATCGACTTCGGCCTGACCAAGATCCTGGTCCCGTTCGCCGACGGCGGCCTGGCGCGGCACGCGCTGGGCATCCTCGGCCTGGAGCTGATGGTCGCCATCGCGCTGACCGCCGGGCTGCACCGCACGGTGAAGTACCTGAACTGGCTGCGGTTCCACCAGCTGGCCTACCCGGCGGTGGCGATGACCGTGGTGCACGCCTGGTTCGGCGCCGCCGCCAACGGGCACCTCGCCCTGCTGTGGCTCGGCGGCATCACCCTGCTGGCGCCGGCGCTCACGCTCAGCGTGCTGCGCCTGATGCCACCGAAGCACCTGGTCCGCATCGGCCTGCTCGACGCCCCGCCGGTGGGCCCCGCGAAACCCGGCAAGGCCGTGGTGATGCGGGTCAGCGTGGACAACCAGCGCTGCCGCCGCTACGGCATCTGCCAGGCGGAGGCGCCCGACGTCTTCCAGCTCCGCGAGGACGGCCGCCTGCGCTACACCCGCAATCCCAACGCCGCGCAGAACGACCAGGCGCAGGCCGCGGCCCGCGCCTGCCCGATGCGCGCCATCCAACTCCAGGGGGTCGATCAGTGA
- a CDS encoding ATP-binding protein, producing MSGRGGSRGKRDQRPVQPKGKGGGRGRRLPGEQAVPSYTPSIAARSIDGHLLRTGHEVYAWYRLAPQRWSFRSDSQRRDLIAAIAGQYAELAGRWLHLRVTNRPYPIRMWAEAHVHNAHDRPKDTPGALSFDDYLIGEQQQLMGRSMAEKEVYLGVQVQTRRAVDRAVERAAPLLRKILPEAVDAELMALDSEVEHLDQVLGSAGLEGRPAHADEMSWLMHRSCSLGLPAPRNMPAVPGAAWEPEDLASFTDAADFHADPYAPTVTVRGRTGSNAGVTRSVAVLTVGQMHGLQIPEIDDPWVQHADRLPASVEWSARIYVRRPEEVAGELQRQMNKVRSQVKHYTDEHELEPPQSLARQASRVLEIDDEMTSGFTALATRVRSWWRLAVSGPTERDALRLAQQLLDLYKPKIAIEHPEAQYAMAREFIPGEPLASGAYTRRGSVVWAAAAVPTATAEVGDRRGILLGETCTATRRPVAWDPWMAQEIRDGSGLTAMVAGLGGGKSFLGGGIVYKTLRAGAHWTILDPSGPLSRLCDLPEIRPYARPINLLNAEPGILNPYRVVAEPLLEHFMDEDDPERSWRREKALAGATRRRLVLDVLTGVLPYEVARMPQSRIVLLRAVRAVGGRFDADPGQVIDALRRDSSEHHEHAVVVADFLDEMRERMSLLIPEQNEDPYAETRDDRMTVLTMAGLTLPKDGVGREHWTDAEALGVEMLNLAAWLTQRSVYERPKELRKGVWIDEAFFLSEVPTGRVLMNRFARDSRKWNVRVLLSSQIPADFLRMQGFVALLDSVFVGRLDDDDAQADALRLLKVPIGVGYEQVVAALGRRPGAHRDTERDREPRQFIFGDGAGGVERIRVDFSGPHLEHLRNAMDTTPGSKEATGTGHSRPAPAPEPEPRHVPVPPDDDSAGYAESDFELAAELEVGLTEEQVLSEPVPGGPETDGGNGNGRGPDGGGGGVRASAGSQGGPGRDAA from the coding sequence TTGTCCGGTCGCGGCGGTAGCCGAGGTAAGCGGGACCAGCGCCCCGTCCAGCCCAAGGGCAAGGGCGGCGGGCGGGGCCGCAGACTGCCCGGGGAGCAGGCGGTGCCCTCCTACACCCCGTCGATCGCCGCGCGCAGCATCGACGGGCACCTCCTGCGCACCGGGCACGAGGTCTACGCCTGGTACCGGCTGGCGCCGCAGCGCTGGTCGTTCCGCTCGGACTCGCAGCGCCGCGACCTGATCGCGGCCATCGCCGGGCAGTACGCCGAGCTCGCGGGCCGCTGGCTGCACCTGCGGGTGACCAACCGGCCGTACCCGATCCGGATGTGGGCCGAGGCCCACGTGCACAACGCGCACGACCGGCCCAAGGACACCCCGGGCGCGCTCTCCTTCGACGACTACCTGATCGGCGAGCAGCAGCAGCTGATGGGCCGGTCGATGGCGGAGAAGGAGGTCTACCTCGGCGTCCAGGTGCAGACCCGCCGGGCGGTGGACCGCGCGGTCGAGCGGGCGGCGCCGTTGCTGCGCAAGATCCTGCCCGAGGCCGTGGACGCCGAGCTGATGGCGCTGGACTCCGAGGTCGAGCACCTCGACCAGGTGCTCGGCTCGGCCGGGCTGGAGGGCAGGCCGGCGCACGCCGACGAGATGTCGTGGCTGATGCACCGGTCGTGCTCGCTGGGCCTGCCCGCGCCGCGGAACATGCCCGCCGTGCCCGGGGCCGCCTGGGAGCCGGAGGACCTGGCCAGCTTCACCGACGCCGCCGACTTCCACGCCGACCCGTACGCCCCGACGGTCACCGTCCGCGGGCGCACCGGTTCGAACGCCGGGGTGACCCGCAGCGTCGCGGTGCTGACCGTGGGCCAGATGCACGGCCTGCAGATCCCGGAGATCGACGACCCCTGGGTGCAGCACGCCGACCGGCTGCCCGCTTCGGTGGAGTGGTCCGCGCGGATCTACGTGCGGCGCCCCGAAGAGGTCGCCGGTGAGCTGCAGCGCCAGATGAACAAGGTGCGCTCGCAGGTCAAGCACTACACCGACGAGCACGAGCTGGAGCCACCGCAGTCGCTGGCGCGGCAGGCGTCGCGCGTGCTCGAGATCGACGACGAGATGACCTCGGGTTTCACCGCGCTGGCCACCCGGGTGCGCTCGTGGTGGCGGCTGGCGGTGTCCGGGCCGACCGAGCGCGACGCCCTGCGCCTGGCCCAGCAGCTGCTCGACCTGTACAAGCCGAAGATCGCCATCGAGCACCCCGAAGCCCAGTACGCGATGGCCAGGGAGTTCATCCCCGGCGAGCCGCTGGCCTCCGGTGCCTACACCCGCCGCGGTTCGGTGGTCTGGGCCGCGGCCGCGGTGCCGACCGCGACCGCCGAGGTGGGCGACCGCCGCGGCATCCTGCTCGGCGAGACCTGCACCGCGACCCGGCGCCCGGTGGCCTGGGACCCGTGGATGGCGCAGGAGATCCGCGACGGTTCCGGCCTGACCGCGATGGTCGCCGGCCTCGGTGGCGGCAAGTCGTTCCTCGGTGGCGGGATCGTCTACAAGACCCTGCGTGCCGGGGCGCACTGGACCATCCTCGACCCGTCCGGCCCGCTGTCGCGCCTGTGCGACCTGCCGGAGATCCGCCCGTACGCGCGGCCGATCAACCTGCTCAACGCCGAACCCGGCATCCTGAACCCGTACCGCGTGGTGGCCGAGCCGCTGCTCGAACACTTCATGGACGAGGACGACCCCGAGCGCTCGTGGCGCCGGGAGAAGGCGCTGGCCGGTGCGACCCGGCGGCGCCTGGTGCTGGACGTGCTGACCGGTGTGCTGCCCTACGAGGTAGCCCGGATGCCGCAGAGCCGGATCGTGCTGCTGCGCGCGGTCCGCGCGGTCGGTGGCCGGTTCGACGCCGACCCCGGCCAGGTGATCGACGCGCTGCGCCGCGACTCCAGCGAGCACCACGAGCACGCGGTGGTGGTCGCGGACTTCCTCGACGAGATGCGCGAGCGCATGTCGCTGCTCATCCCCGAGCAGAACGAGGACCCGTACGCGGAGACCCGCGACGACCGGATGACCGTGCTGACCATGGCCGGGCTGACGCTGCCGAAGGACGGGGTCGGCCGCGAGCACTGGACCGACGCCGAGGCGCTCGGCGTGGAGATGCTGAACCTGGCCGCGTGGCTGACCCAGCGGTCGGTCTACGAGCGGCCGAAGGAGCTGCGCAAGGGCGTCTGGATCGACGAGGCGTTCTTCCTCTCCGAGGTGCCGACCGGGCGCGTGCTGATGAACCGCTTCGCCCGTGACTCGCGCAAGTGGAACGTCCGGGTGCTGCTGTCCTCGCAGATCCCGGCGGACTTCCTGCGCATGCAGGGCTTCGTGGCCCTGCTCGACTCCGTTTTCGTCGGCAGGCTCGACGACGACGACGCCCAGGCGGACGCGCTGCGCCTGCTGAAGGTGCCGATCGGCGTCGGCTACGAACAGGTGGTGGCCGCCCTCGGCCGGCGCCCCGGCGCCCATCGCGACACCGAACGCGACCGGGAGCCACGGCAGTTCATCTTCGGCGACGGCGCCGGTGGCGTGGAGCGGATCCGGGTCGACTTCTCCGGTCCGCACCTCGAGCACCTGCGCAACGCGATGGACACCACGCCGGGTTCGAAGGAAGCCACCGGCACCGGGCACTCGCGGCCCGCTCCCGCTCCGGAACCGGAGCCCCGCCACGTCCCGGTCCCACCGGACGACGACTCCGCCGGGTACGCGGAGTCGGACTTCGAACTCGCGGCGGAGCTGGAGGTCGGGTTGACCGAGGAGCAGGTGCTGTCCGAACCGGTGCCCGGTGGGCCGGAAACCGACGGCGGGAACGGCAACGGCCGCGGGCCGGACGGCGGCGGCGGCGGGGTGCGGGCCTCGGCCGGCTCCCAGGGTGGTCCGGGCCGGGACGCGGCATGA